One Streptomyces sp. R28 DNA window includes the following coding sequences:
- a CDS encoding peptidoglycan D,D-transpeptidase FtsI family protein, whose protein sequence is MSDREPPRRRVPGPAKPARSGGAQRRPAPAARPAGRPARSRPMPPAKIRLGSPRPRLRMVSLALTLVLIAFVVRLLQVQAVDASTYAAKAEKNRYVGYTLAAVRGGITDRNGVALATSVDAYDITADPTLFSREQLKIDDGPEQAAALLAPILGQEPEAIVKKLRPANKNLRYTLLASRQTPQVWKQIKDLKSALATKAERDKSTANVLAGVLSVASSKRVYPNGDLAAGILGWVNADGKGGGGIEQQLNKQLSGKDGEIRYAQSGGRQVPTAGSTETPAVPGSDVELTIDRDIQWAAQNAITEQVEESKADRGYVIVQDARTGEILAMANSPGFDPNDLSAASGENMGNAAVQDAYEPGSTAKVMSMAAVLEEGVATPGTHVVVPNRLHRGDRLFKDDIDHATWFLTLNGVLAKSSNIGTILATGQLGRTQPQANKVLYDYLRRFGIGSYSGLGFPGETRGILAAPGKWSTSQQYTIPFGQGLSLNAMQAASVYSTIANGGVRVEPTLVRGTQGPDGQFTDAPAPKKTRVIGAKTAKMLAQMLESVVDDKEGTGTKARIPGYRVAGKTGTANRVDPATGKYRGYTSSFAGFAPADKPRVTVYCAIQNATAGNYFGGQICGPIYKKVMEFALKTLQIPPTGAKAAKLPVAYKP, encoded by the coding sequence GTGTCCGACAGGGAACCACCGCGCCGCCGCGTGCCCGGACCCGCCAAGCCCGCCCGCTCCGGTGGTGCCCAGCGGCGCCCGGCCCCCGCGGCCCGCCCGGCCGGCCGCCCGGCACGGTCGCGCCCCATGCCCCCCGCCAAGATCCGGCTCGGCAGCCCCCGCCCCCGGCTGCGCATGGTCAGCCTGGCCCTGACCCTCGTCCTGATCGCCTTCGTCGTACGGCTGCTCCAGGTGCAGGCCGTCGACGCGAGCACATACGCCGCCAAGGCCGAGAAGAACCGGTACGTCGGCTACACCCTGGCCGCCGTGCGCGGCGGCATCACCGACCGCAACGGCGTGGCGCTGGCGACCAGCGTGGACGCGTACGACATCACGGCCGACCCCACGCTCTTCAGCCGCGAACAGCTGAAGATCGACGACGGCCCGGAGCAGGCGGCCGCCCTCCTTGCGCCGATTCTCGGCCAGGAGCCGGAGGCGATCGTCAAGAAGCTCCGGCCTGCGAACAAGAACCTGCGCTACACCCTGCTGGCGAGCCGCCAGACCCCCCAGGTCTGGAAGCAGATCAAGGACCTGAAGTCCGCGCTGGCCACCAAGGCCGAGCGGGACAAGAGCACGGCCAACGTCCTCGCGGGCGTGCTCTCGGTCGCCAGCAGCAAGCGGGTGTACCCGAACGGCGATCTCGCCGCCGGGATACTGGGCTGGGTCAACGCCGACGGCAAGGGCGGCGGCGGTATCGAGCAGCAGTTGAACAAGCAACTGTCCGGCAAGGACGGCGAGATCCGCTACGCCCAGTCCGGCGGCCGGCAGGTCCCCACCGCGGGCTCCACCGAGACGCCCGCCGTGCCCGGCAGCGACGTCGAGCTCACCATCGACCGCGACATCCAGTGGGCCGCGCAGAACGCGATCACCGAGCAGGTGGAGGAGTCCAAGGCGGACCGCGGCTATGTGATCGTCCAGGACGCCCGCACCGGCGAGATCCTCGCCATGGCCAACTCGCCCGGCTTCGACCCGAACGACCTCTCCGCGGCCAGCGGCGAGAACATGGGCAACGCGGCCGTCCAGGACGCCTACGAGCCCGGCTCCACCGCGAAGGTCATGTCGATGGCCGCCGTACTGGAGGAGGGCGTGGCCACGCCCGGCACGCATGTCGTCGTACCCAACCGGCTGCACCGCGGCGACCGGCTCTTCAAGGACGACATCGACCACGCGACCTGGTTCCTGACGCTCAACGGCGTCCTCGCCAAGTCCAGCAACATCGGCACCATCCTGGCCACCGGCCAGCTGGGCAGGACCCAGCCGCAGGCGAACAAGGTCCTCTACGACTACCTGCGCAGGTTCGGCATCGGCAGCTACAGCGGCCTCGGCTTCCCCGGCGAGACCCGGGGCATCCTCGCCGCCCCGGGCAAGTGGTCGACCTCGCAGCAGTACACGATTCCTTTCGGCCAGGGCCTGTCCCTCAACGCGATGCAGGCGGCCTCCGTCTACTCCACGATCGCCAACGGCGGCGTACGCGTCGAACCCACGCTCGTGCGCGGCACCCAGGGGCCCGACGGGCAGTTCACCGACGCCCCGGCACCCAAGAAGACCAGGGTCATCGGCGCCAAGACGGCGAAGATGCTCGCCCAGATGCTGGAGTCGGTCGTGGACGACAAGGAGGGCACCGGCACCAAGGCGCGCATCCCCGGCTACCGGGTCGCGGGCAAGACGGGTACGGCGAACCGCGTGGATCCGGCCACCGGCAAGTACCGCGGCTACACGTCGTCGTTCGCCGGCTTCGCGCCCGCGGACAAGCCCCGCGTCACCGTCTACTGCGCCATCCAGAACGCCACCGCGGGCAACTACTTCGGCGGCCAGATCTGCGGCCCCATCTACAAGAAGGTGATGGAGTTCGCCCTGAAGACCCTTCAGATCCCGCCGACCGGGGCCAAGGCCGCGAAGCTCCCGGTCGCCTACAAACCCTGA
- the rsmH gene encoding 16S rRNA (cytosine(1402)-N(4))-methyltransferase RsmH, translating into MSQSRHVPVMLQRCLDLLAPALQRPGAVVVDCTLGLGGHSEALLQQFPEARLVALDRDKEALRLSGERLAPYGERASLVHAVYDELPDVLERLGIARVQGVLFDLGVSSMQLDEAGRGFAYAQDAPLDMRMDQTTGVSAAEVLNTYPAGELVRILRAYGEEKQAKRIVGAIVREREKEPFSNSARLVELIRDALPQAAKRTGGNPAKRTFQALRIEVNGELSVLEQAIPAAVKALGVGGRIAVLSYHSLEDRLVKQVFAAGAANTAPPGLPVVPEQYQPRLKLLTRGAELPTEEEVAENRRAAPARLRGAERIREDVE; encoded by the coding sequence TTGAGCCAGAGTCGACATGTCCCGGTGATGCTCCAGCGGTGCCTGGACCTGTTGGCTCCCGCCCTGCAGCGGCCGGGAGCGGTCGTCGTCGACTGCACGCTCGGGCTCGGCGGCCACAGCGAGGCTCTCCTGCAGCAGTTCCCCGAGGCCCGCCTCGTCGCCCTCGACCGCGACAAGGAGGCCCTGCGCCTGTCCGGCGAGCGGCTCGCACCGTACGGCGAGCGCGCGAGCCTCGTGCACGCTGTCTACGACGAGCTCCCGGACGTCCTGGAAAGGCTCGGCATCGCGCGCGTGCAGGGCGTCCTGTTCGACCTCGGCGTCTCCTCCATGCAGCTCGACGAGGCCGGCCGCGGCTTCGCCTACGCCCAGGACGCCCCCCTCGACATGCGCATGGACCAGACGACCGGGGTCAGCGCCGCCGAGGTCCTCAACACCTACCCGGCCGGTGAGCTGGTGCGGATCCTGCGCGCGTACGGCGAGGAGAAGCAGGCCAAGCGGATCGTGGGCGCCATCGTGCGCGAGCGTGAGAAGGAGCCGTTCAGCAACAGCGCGCGGCTCGTGGAGCTGATCCGGGACGCGCTGCCGCAGGCCGCCAAGCGCACCGGCGGCAATCCGGCCAAGCGCACCTTCCAGGCGCTGCGCATCGAGGTCAACGGCGAGCTCTCCGTCCTGGAGCAGGCGATCCCGGCCGCCGTGAAGGCTCTCGGCGTCGGCGGGCGGATCGCCGTCCTGTCGTACCACTCGCTGGAGGACCGGCTGGTCAAGCAGGTGTTCGCGGCCGGCGCCGCCAATACCGCCCCGCCCGGGCTGCCCGTCGTCCCCGAGCAGTACCAGCCCCGGCTCAAGCTGCTGACCCGCGGTGCCGAACTTCCCACCGAGGAAGAGGTCGCCGAGAACCGGCGCGCGGCACCGGCCCGCCTGCGGGGGGCCGAGCGGATCAGGGAGGACGTGGAGTGA
- a CDS encoding beta-class carbonic anhydrase, with protein MTTSASVPTGPEGAIADRGTVTDRLVEANARYASAFTDPGMDARPVLHVAIVACMDARLDLHAALGLELGDCHTIRNAGGVVTDDVIRSLTISQRKLGTRSIVLIHHTGCGLEAITEDFRTDLEMEVGQRPAWAVEAFRDVDQDVRQSMQRVRTSPFLLHTDDVRGFVFDVKTGLLREIDPA; from the coding sequence ATGACGACTTCTGCATCGGTTCCCACTGGTCCCGAAGGTGCGATAGCCGACCGCGGCACGGTCACCGACCGTCTCGTCGAGGCGAACGCGCGATACGCGTCCGCCTTCACCGACCCCGGCATGGACGCCCGCCCCGTGCTCCACGTCGCCATCGTCGCCTGCATGGACGCCCGTCTCGACCTGCACGCCGCGCTCGGTCTGGAGCTCGGTGACTGTCACACCATCCGCAACGCCGGCGGCGTCGTCACCGACGATGTGATCCGCTCGCTCACCATCAGCCAGCGCAAGCTCGGCACCCGCAGCATCGTCCTGATCCACCACACCGGCTGCGGCCTGGAGGCGATCACCGAGGACTTCCGCACCGACCTGGAGATGGAGGTCGGTCAGCGGCCCGCCTGGGCCGTGGAGGCCTTCCGGGACGTCGACCAGGACGTACGGCAGTCGATGCAGCGGGTGCGCACCTCGCCGTTCCTGCTGCACACCGACGACGTGCGGGGCTTCGTCTTCGACGTGAAGACGGGTCTGCTGCGCGAGATCGACCCCGCGTAG
- a CDS encoding AAA family ATPase, giving the protein MTTYDDRASLTDLTATVERVRSSVEGVIEGKPEVVRLSLTVLLAEGHLLIEDVPGVGKTMLAKALARSIDCSVRRIQFTPDLLPSDITGVSIWDQQRKDFEFKPGAIFAQIVIGDEINRASPKTQSALLESMEERQVTIDGQTYELPSPFMVVATQNPVEMEGTYPLPEAQRDRFMARVSVGYPSVEAELQMLDVHGGASPLEDLQPVAHAHDIVKLIDAVRGVHVAEPVRRYAVDLVSATRTHPDLRLGASPRATLHLLRAAKASAALSGREYALPDDVQALAVAVLAHRLLPTAQAQLNRRTAEQVVQEILQRTPVPAAPQQQSGFGGLGRGTQAYGQQPPRRL; this is encoded by the coding sequence GTGACGACCTATGACGATCGAGCGAGCCTCACTGATCTGACCGCCACTGTGGAGCGTGTCCGCAGTTCGGTGGAAGGAGTGATCGAAGGCAAGCCCGAGGTCGTACGGCTTTCGCTGACCGTACTGCTCGCCGAGGGACATCTTCTGATCGAGGATGTTCCCGGCGTGGGCAAGACCATGCTCGCGAAGGCGCTGGCGCGGTCCATCGACTGTTCGGTGCGGCGTATCCAGTTCACGCCCGACCTGCTGCCGTCGGACATCACGGGCGTGTCCATCTGGGATCAGCAGCGCAAGGACTTCGAGTTCAAGCCGGGCGCGATCTTCGCCCAGATCGTGATCGGTGACGAGATCAACCGTGCGTCGCCCAAGACGCAGTCCGCGCTCCTGGAGTCCATGGAGGAGCGCCAGGTCACCATCGACGGCCAGACCTACGAGCTGCCGAGCCCCTTCATGGTGGTGGCCACGCAGAACCCGGTCGAGATGGAGGGCACCTATCCGCTGCCCGAGGCCCAGCGCGACCGCTTCATGGCCCGCGTCTCCGTCGGCTACCCCAGCGTGGAGGCCGAGCTGCAGATGCTGGACGTGCACGGCGGCGCCTCGCCCCTGGAGGACCTGCAGCCGGTGGCGCACGCGCACGACATCGTGAAGCTGATCGACGCCGTGCGTGGCGTCCACGTCGCCGAGCCGGTCCGCCGGTACGCGGTGGACCTGGTCTCCGCCACGCGTACCCACCCGGACCTCAGACTCGGCGCCTCTCCGCGCGCGACGCTGCATCTGCTGCGCGCGGCGAAGGCGTCCGCGGCCCTGAGCGGCCGGGAGTACGCGCTGCCGGACGACGTGCAGGCCCTCGCCGTGGCGGTCCTGGCCCACCGCCTGCTGCCCACCGCGCAGGCCCAGCTGAACCGTCGTACGGCCGAGCAGGTCGTCCAGGAGATCCTGCAGCGCACCCCGGTGCCCGCAGCTCCCCAGCAGCAGAGCGGCTTCGGCGGCCTGGGCCGCGGCACTCAGGCGTACGGCCAGCAGCCGCCGCGGAGGCTGTGA
- a CDS encoding DUF58 domain-containing protein — translation MTSGSTGQAEPDRGEQSGLRTALAGLTTRGRSFLAAGVAAAVCAYVLGQGDLLRVGLLLAVLPLVCATVLYRTRYRVAGTRRLSPARVPAGSEARVHLRMDNVSRLPTGLLMLQDQVPYVLGPRPRFVLDRVEAGGRREVSYRVRSDLRGRYPLGPLQLRLSDPFGMCELTRSFSTYDTLTVIPRVEPLPPVRFSGEAKGYGDGRQRSLALAGEDDVIPRGYRYGDDLRRVHWRSTARYGELMVRREEQPQRSRCTVLLDTRGLAFRGAGPDSAFEWAVSGTASVLVHMLERGFSVRLLTDTGNSVPGEGADGFAGTSHASADAAGLMMDTLAVIDHSDGTGLSRAYDVLRGGNEGLLVAFFGDLDEEQATVAAKMRQRSGGAVAFVLDSGPWMREPTDVPGALDRSEERLRLLREAGWTALSVPRSASLNELWRQADRARTDAAATTGARGEGGPA, via the coding sequence ATGACCTCCGGCAGTACCGGCCAGGCGGAGCCGGACCGCGGTGAGCAGAGCGGGCTGCGCACCGCACTGGCCGGTCTGACCACGCGCGGCCGCTCCTTCCTGGCCGCCGGCGTCGCTGCCGCCGTCTGCGCCTACGTCCTCGGCCAGGGCGACCTGCTGCGCGTCGGGCTGCTGCTCGCCGTGCTGCCGCTGGTCTGCGCGACCGTGCTGTACCGCACCCGCTACCGGGTCGCGGGCACCCGTCGGCTCTCCCCCGCGCGCGTGCCCGCGGGCAGCGAGGCCCGCGTCCATCTGCGGATGGACAACGTCTCCCGGCTGCCCACCGGCCTGCTGATGCTCCAGGACCAGGTGCCGTACGTCCTCGGCCCGCGCCCCCGCTTCGTGCTGGACCGGGTGGAGGCGGGTGGCCGCCGCGAGGTGTCCTACCGGGTGCGCTCCGACCTGCGCGGCCGCTATCCGCTGGGCCCGTTGCAGCTGCGCCTGAGCGACCCGTTCGGCATGTGCGAGCTGACCCGGTCCTTCTCGACGTACGACACCCTGACCGTGATCCCGCGCGTGGAGCCGCTGCCGCCGGTGCGCTTCAGCGGGGAGGCGAAGGGGTACGGCGACGGGCGGCAGCGCTCCCTCGCCCTGGCCGGCGAGGACGACGTGATCCCGCGCGGGTACCGCTACGGCGACGACCTGCGCCGGGTGCACTGGCGGTCCACCGCGCGCTACGGCGAGCTCATGGTGCGCCGCGAGGAGCAGCCGCAGCGGTCCCGCTGCACGGTGCTGCTGGACACCCGGGGCCTGGCCTTCCGGGGGGCCGGCCCGGACTCGGCCTTCGAGTGGGCCGTGTCCGGCACGGCGTCCGTGCTGGTCCACATGCTCGAGCGGGGCTTTTCGGTACGGCTGCTGACCGACACCGGCAACTCGGTCCCCGGCGAGGGCGCCGACGGGTTCGCTGGCACGAGCCATGCGTCGGCGGACGCGGCCGGGCTGATGATGGACACCCTCGCGGTGATCGACCACTCCGACGGTACGGGTCTGTCGCGGGCGTACGACGTGCTGCGCGGCGGCAACGAAGGGCTGCTGGTCGCCTTCTTCGGCGACCTCGACGAGGAGCAGGCGACGGTGGCCGCCAAGATGCGCCAGCGCAGCGGTGGCGCGGTGGCCTTCGTGCTGGACAGCGGGCCCTGGATGCGGGAACCCACCGATGTGCCGGGCGCGTTGGACAGGAGCGAGGAGCGGCTGCGGTTACTGCGGGAGGCGGGCTGGACGGCCCTGAGCGTGCCGCGGAGCGCTTCGCTGAACGAGCTGTGGCGCCAGGCGGACCGAGCGCGTACGGACGCCGCCGCGACCACTGGCGCACGGGGCGAGGGGGGACCGGCATGA
- a CDS encoding DUF3488 and DUF4129 domain-containing transglutaminase family protein: protein MSGRTRMALCAAAATLLTSCALLPLVSPVTWLMQAIFLLAIQTGVGMATRRVPLARPLTVAAQALVALMLLTLTFANKQAIIGVVPGPEAFRHFADLLQAGADDVSRYSIPAPLSDGIRLMLIGGVLIIGLAVDTLAVTFRSAAPAGLPLLALYSVAAGLSDGGADWLWFLVAAAGYLMLLLAEGRDRLSQWGRVFGGAPRTPGGEPSGVVAPVRTGRRIGVVALGIALFVPLALPAMNGGLLGAAGTGVGSGSGSGGTISAVNPLVSLRDSLNVDEDRQVLSLKTNTADISDLYLRIVSLDDFDGTTWQPAKRDIQAVPDRFPTPIGLGADVRRTEIETTISAADWYAQNWLPMPYPPSGVSISGRWRYEPLGMTVVGDRRQTTRGATYTVRSLDVQPTAKQLAEAPEPPAALKREFTELPDSLPAVVSRTAREVTEGATSHYEQAVKLQEYFAVTGGFQYDTNVKVGSGRQAIARFLRDKQGFCVHFSFAMAAMARSLDIPARVAVGFAPGTPQGDSSVSVGLRDAHAWPELYFEGVGWTRFEPTPTRGSVPSYTQSDTPGSTLPDVARPSQSTSTGPSASPSTSESCAGQKPDLCASESPQAGLATDDDGPKWYVVLAWVLGGLAALLIPLAPMLWRLRTRAVRLGAHGRTEADVSLHTMAVWQELTDTAWDFGIPPDDSQTPRKTAARIVRLGHLDPPAAASVHRVADAVEQVLYSPAPRPTAGLAEDVRRVLSDLESKAGWTTNLRARLAPRSSVRVIWAASDWWTDIKRRAAAARPTLRRPSTPGQRG from the coding sequence ATGAGCGGGCGGACACGGATGGCGCTGTGCGCCGCGGCGGCCACACTGCTGACGTCCTGTGCCCTGCTGCCGCTGGTCTCCCCGGTCACCTGGCTGATGCAGGCGATCTTCCTGCTGGCGATCCAGACCGGCGTGGGCATGGCTACCCGGCGGGTGCCGCTGGCGCGGCCCCTGACGGTGGCCGCACAGGCCCTCGTCGCGCTGATGCTGCTGACCCTGACCTTCGCCAACAAGCAGGCGATCATCGGAGTGGTCCCCGGCCCTGAGGCCTTCCGTCACTTCGCCGACCTGTTGCAGGCCGGCGCGGACGACGTCAGCCGGTACTCGATCCCGGCGCCGCTGTCCGACGGCATCCGGCTGATGCTCATCGGCGGCGTCCTGATCATCGGCTTGGCCGTGGACACCCTCGCGGTGACGTTCCGCAGCGCGGCCCCGGCCGGGCTGCCCCTGCTGGCGCTGTACTCCGTGGCCGCGGGGCTGTCCGACGGCGGCGCGGACTGGCTGTGGTTCCTGGTCGCCGCCGCGGGTTATCTGATGCTGCTCCTGGCCGAGGGCCGCGACCGGCTCTCGCAGTGGGGGCGGGTCTTCGGCGGGGCTCCACGGACGCCGGGCGGGGAACCGAGCGGCGTGGTGGCGCCGGTCCGCACCGGGCGGCGCATCGGCGTGGTCGCCCTGGGCATCGCCCTGTTCGTACCGCTGGCCCTGCCCGCGATGAACGGCGGCCTGCTGGGCGCTGCGGGCACGGGCGTGGGCTCCGGCAGCGGAAGCGGGGGCACGATCTCCGCGGTGAACCCGCTGGTGTCACTGCGCGACAGTCTGAACGTGGACGAGGACCGCCAGGTCCTGTCCCTGAAGACCAACACGGCCGACATCTCGGACCTGTATCTGCGGATCGTGTCCCTGGACGACTTCGACGGCACCACCTGGCAGCCGGCCAAGCGCGACATCCAGGCCGTGCCGGACCGGTTCCCCACGCCCATCGGCCTCGGCGCCGACGTCCGGCGCACGGAGATCGAGACGACCATCTCGGCCGCGGACTGGTACGCCCAGAACTGGCTGCCGATGCCCTATCCGCCGAGCGGCGTGAGCATCTCGGGCCGGTGGCGGTACGAACCGCTGGGGATGACGGTCGTCGGCGACCGCCGCCAGACCACCCGCGGGGCGACATACACCGTGCGCAGCCTCGATGTGCAGCCGACGGCGAAGCAGCTCGCCGAGGCTCCGGAGCCGCCCGCGGCCCTGAAGCGCGAGTTCACCGAGCTGCCCGACTCGCTGCCCGCGGTGGTCTCCCGGACCGCGCGGGAGGTCACCGAGGGCGCGACCAGCCACTACGAGCAGGCGGTCAAGCTCCAGGAGTACTTCGCCGTGACGGGCGGGTTCCAGTACGACACCAACGTCAAGGTCGGCAGCGGTCGGCAGGCGATCGCCCGCTTCCTGCGGGACAAGCAGGGCTTCTGCGTCCACTTCTCGTTCGCGATGGCGGCGATGGCCCGCTCGCTCGACATACCGGCCCGGGTCGCGGTGGGCTTCGCGCCCGGCACCCCGCAGGGCGACAGCTCGGTCTCGGTGGGACTGAGGGACGCGCACGCCTGGCCCGAGCTGTACTTCGAGGGCGTGGGCTGGACCCGCTTCGAGCCGACCCCGACCCGGGGTTCGGTTCCGTCGTACACCCAGTCGGACACACCCGGCTCCACGCTCCCGGACGTGGCGCGGCCCTCGCAGTCGACGAGCACGGGGCCGTCCGCCTCGCCCTCGACGAGCGAGAGCTGCGCGGGACAGAAGCCGGACCTGTGCGCGAGCGAGTCCCCTCAGGCCGGCCTGGCCACGGATGACGACGGCCCGAAGTGGTACGTCGTTCTGGCGTGGGTGCTCGGCGGGCTGGCAGCGCTGCTGATCCCGTTGGCGCCGATGCTGTGGCGGTTGCGGACACGGGCGGTACGGCTGGGAGCACACGGCCGTACGGAGGCGGACGTATCGCTCCACACCATGGCGGTCTGGCAGGAACTCACCGACACCGCCTGGGACTTCGGCATCCCGCCGGACGACTCCCAGACCCCCCGCAAGACCGCCGCCCGCATCGTCCGCCTGGGCCACCTCGACCCACCGGCCGCGGCCTCGGTTCACCGGGTGGCCGACGCGGTGGAACAGGTCCTCTACTCCCCTGCTCCCCGCCCGACGGCCGGCCTCGCCGAGGATGTCCGCCGCGTCCTGTCCGACCTGGAGTCCAAGGCCGGCTGGACGACCAACCTGCGGGCCCGTCTGGCCCCGCGCTCCAGCGTGCGGGTGATCTGGGCCGCGTCGGACTGGTGGACCGACATCAAACGACGCGCTGCCGCCGCCCGCCCGACATTGCGTAGGCCGTCGACGCCTGGGCAGCGGGGGTGA
- a CDS encoding DUF3040 domain-containing protein, translating into MPLSEHEQRMLEQMERALYAEDPKFATALEGSGLRTYTRRRVYQAVAGFLVGIALLMAGMVAKQVWLSVVGFLVMLGCAVLAVTGWRKAPKPGEQPAGGPQASHQPRQKRSMMDRIEQRWQRRRDEQGGH; encoded by the coding sequence GTGCCGCTCTCGGAGCACGAGCAGCGAATGCTCGAGCAAATGGAGCGAGCGCTGTACGCCGAAGATCCCAAGTTCGCGACAGCGCTTGAGGGAAGCGGGCTGCGCACGTACACCCGGCGACGGGTCTACCAGGCGGTCGCCGGCTTCCTCGTAGGTATCGCGCTCCTCATGGCAGGAATGGTCGCCAAGCAGGTCTGGCTCAGCGTGGTGGGCTTCCTGGTCATGCTGGGCTGTGCGGTACTCGCCGTGACCGGCTGGCGCAAGGCCCCCAAGCCGGGCGAACAGCCCGCCGGCGGTCCGCAGGCCAGCCATCAGCCCCGTCAGAAGCGTTCCATGATGGACCGCATCGAGCAGCGCTGGCAGCGTCGCCGTGACGAACAGGGCGGCCATTAG
- a CDS encoding class I SAM-dependent methyltransferase, producing MSDPMRPRAALRTAVVWEVLRDALDRRVKATGRQALDVLDTGGGSGNFAVPLARLGHRVTVVDPSPNALFALERRAAEADVADRVRGVQGDAHGLFDVVERGGYDVVLCHGVLEYVDDPAEGVRNAVAALRAEGVLSLLAAGLGGAVLARALAGHFKEAKQALEDPDGRWGQGDPVPRRFTADQLTGLVEGAGLRVGAVHGVRVFADLVPGVLVDTEPGALEALLKLEEAAAELSAFHSVATQLHVLGETRETAGA from the coding sequence GTGTCGGACCCGATGCGCCCCCGTGCCGCCCTCCGAACAGCCGTGGTCTGGGAAGTCCTCCGGGACGCCCTGGACCGCCGCGTGAAGGCCACGGGGCGCCAGGCGCTCGACGTCCTCGACACCGGGGGCGGCAGCGGCAACTTCGCGGTGCCCCTCGCCCGGCTCGGCCACCGCGTCACCGTCGTCGACCCCAGCCCGAACGCGCTCTTCGCCCTGGAGCGGCGCGCCGCCGAGGCCGACGTGGCCGACCGGGTGCGAGGCGTCCAGGGTGACGCCCACGGCCTCTTCGACGTGGTCGAACGCGGCGGGTACGACGTCGTGCTGTGCCATGGCGTCCTGGAGTACGTCGACGACCCCGCCGAGGGTGTCCGCAACGCGGTGGCCGCCCTGCGCGCCGAGGGTGTCCTCAGCCTGCTCGCCGCGGGACTGGGTGGCGCGGTGCTGGCGCGGGCGCTCGCCGGTCACTTCAAGGAGGCCAAGCAGGCCCTGGAGGACCCGGACGGCCGCTGGGGTCAGGGTGACCCGGTGCCGCGCCGCTTCACCGCCGACCAGCTCACCGGGCTGGTCGAGGGTGCGGGCCTGAGAGTCGGTGCCGTGCACGGGGTGCGGGTCTTCGCCGACCTGGTCCCCGGTGTGCTGGTGGACACCGAGCCCGGGGCGCTGGAGGCGCTGCTGAAGCTGGAGGAGGCGGCGGCCGAGCTGTCCGCCTTCCACTCGGTGGCCACGCAGCTGCACGTGCTCGGCGAGACGCGGGAGACCGCGGGGGCCTGA
- a CDS encoding SAV_6107 family HEPN domain-containing protein: MASYHAAAAHRRRAPGPAPSLTGPASDVHPVLRRTTAPPAALDLLAQARAGLDEAAVLETPNERYATAHLAALRTAAAVLAARGRPEPASGRRARIRSAWEVLPEIAPELTEWSALFASGARRRARAEAGIQGAASRRDADDLIRDVAMFLRLVERMLVLQPVLPQPRPDTDSDGTDGPRHAREDMPDAG, encoded by the coding sequence ATGGCCAGCTATCACGCAGCAGCCGCCCACCGGCGCCGCGCCCCCGGCCCTGCCCCCTCACTGACCGGCCCGGCGAGCGACGTGCACCCCGTGCTCCGCCGGACCACGGCCCCGCCCGCCGCCCTCGACCTGCTCGCCCAGGCCCGTGCCGGACTGGACGAGGCCGCCGTTCTGGAAACGCCGAACGAGCGCTATGCCACGGCCCACCTCGCCGCCCTGCGCACCGCCGCAGCCGTTCTCGCCGCGCGCGGGCGCCCCGAGCCCGCGTCCGGGCGCCGGGCCCGCATCAGGAGCGCCTGGGAAGTGCTCCCCGAGATAGCGCCCGAACTCACCGAGTGGAGCGCGCTGTTCGCCTCGGGCGCCCGGCGCCGCGCCCGGGCCGAGGCGGGCATCCAGGGCGCGGCCAGCCGCCGGGACGCCGACGACTTGATACGCGACGTGGCGATGTTCCTGCGCCTCGTCGAGCGGATGCTGGTACTCCAGCCGGTCCTGCCACAGCCGCGACCGGACACCGACTCGGACGGGACCGACGGCCCGCGTCACGCGCGCGAGGACATGCCGGACGCGGGCTGA